From the Candidatus Poribacteria bacterium genome, the window TAAAAGCCTTTCATAACTCAAAGGCGGTTGGACTTAACCGAAAACCCGGGGAATGCCATGCGGCATTCATACCGTTGATTTGTGAAACGAAATTGTGAGTGATCAGCGAACAATTTGTCTGAGCTTTACATTGTGGAACGGTGACCAGATTTAATAATTAAAAATATGTCAAATACATTTAACACCATTCCTGAAGCACTCTCTGCAATCCAAAATGGGGAACTGATTGTCGTTGTTGATGAACCCGATCGCGAGAACGAAGGCGATCTCATCATGGCGGCTGAAAAGGTGACGGCAAAGACTATCAATTTCATGGCGAAATATGGTCGTGGCTTGATATGTTTGCCTACCTGTTCAGAGAGGCTTGCCGAACTCGAACTCTACCCCATGGTCGCATCGAATACCGCACAGATGCAAACCGCCTTCACTGTCACAATCGACGCGAAAGAGGTCACGACAGGTATCTCGGCGCAAGAGCGCGCCTATACCATCCGCAAATTCATTGACCCAAACGCTACACCCTCAGACTTTGTCCGACCCGGACATATCTTCCCATTGGAAGCGAAACCGGGTGGCGTGCTCCGGCGCGCCGGTCATACAGAAGCCACTGTCGATTTGGCACGTATGGCAGGACTCTATCCCGCAGGCGTTCTCTGTGAAATACTCAACGAGGACGGAACTATGGCACGCGTGCCTGAGTTGCTGGAGTTTGCTGCACAACACCGACTGAAAATTATTACAATTTCCGATTTGATTGCATATCGCCGTCAGACAGAAACCTTGATTCGGCGAGTTGCGACTGCAGATATTCCAACAGCACACGGTGAATTCAAACTTTACGCCTACGAAAGCACAGATACCGACGGCGAGAGTGTTGAAACCGATAAAACCCATATCGCACTCACAAAGGGCGATGTTGCCAACGCAGCACCTATCTTGGTCCGTGTCCATTCCCAATGCCTGACGGGTGATGTCTTTGGATCCCTCAGATGCGATTGTGGTGAGCAGCTTGAGATCGCCTTGCAAAATATTGAGAAAGAGGGCAGGGGTGTGCTCGTCTATATGCGCCAGGAAGGCAGAGGCATGGGACTCAAAGGGAAACTCCGCGCCTATCAGCTTCAGGACAGCGATGGATTGGACACCGTTGAAGCCAACGAACACCTCGGTTTTCCCGCCGATCTCCGAGATTACGGCATCGGGGCGCAGATACTCGCCGACTTGGGGGTTCGGAAAATGCGATTAATGACGAACAACCCCCAGAAAGTTAGAGGGTTAGATGGACATGGACTTGAAATTGTCGAACGCGTTCCTTTACAAACCGAGCCGAACCCCTTTAACCGCCGATATTTACAGACGAAACGTTCTAAACTTGGACACCTCCTCTTAGACGAGGAATAAATTTCTGTCTGGGATCAGGCATCCAGATTCCTGCTGGCTTGTTGTTCCCGAAAATTGTTCAAACTTTGGTGAATTGTTAGGAAACTTTTCATAACCCAGATGGGTTCAACTTAACCAGAAACCACCGTGAAACGAAGTGGAACGGTGACCAGATTTAATAGTTAAAAAAATGGCAAATGTTTATGAAGGACATCTTCTCGGCGAAGGTCTCACATTCGGGATTGTTGTAAGCCGATTCAATAGTTTTGTTACCGAAAAACTCCTTGGCGGTGCGTTGGATGCCCTAAAGCGACACGGCGTTGACTTGGATGAGGTCGATGTTTTTTGGACATCGGGTGCTTTTGAGATTCCCGCAATCGCCAAACGTCTTGCAGGCAGTGAAAAGTATGATGCCGTTCTCTGCTTGGGTGCCGTCATCCGAGGCGCGACACCCCATTTTGACTACGTTGCTGCTGAGAGTGCGAAGGGAATTGCCCAAGCATCTGTCAATACAGACACGCCAGTCATCTACGGGGTCATCACCACAGATACAATAGAGCAGGCACTTGAACGCGCTGGAATAAAGGCAGGAAACAAAGGCTTTGAAGCGGCTGTCGCTGGGATTGAGACGGCGAATCTTTACAGAACGATTGATAAAGCCCTGAATAATAGATAGGACTTACGCATTCCAGTGGTAGGTGCGGTTTGTAACCGTACCTTATGCATTCCAGTGGTAGGTGC encodes:
- a CDS encoding bifunctional 3,4-dihydroxy-2-butanone-4-phosphate synthase/GTP cyclohydrolase II, whose translation is MSNTFNTIPEALSAIQNGELIVVVDEPDRENEGDLIMAAEKVTAKTINFMAKYGRGLICLPTCSERLAELELYPMVASNTAQMQTAFTVTIDAKEVTTGISAQERAYTIRKFIDPNATPSDFVRPGHIFPLEAKPGGVLRRAGHTEATVDLARMAGLYPAGVLCEILNEDGTMARVPELLEFAAQHRLKIITISDLIAYRRQTETLIRRVATADIPTAHGEFKLYAYESTDTDGESVETDKTHIALTKGDVANAAPILVRVHSQCLTGDVFGSLRCDCGEQLEIALQNIEKEGRGVLVYMRQEGRGMGLKGKLRAYQLQDSDGLDTVEANEHLGFPADLRDYGIGAQILADLGVRKMRLMTNNPQKVRGLDGHGLEIVERVPLQTEPNPFNRRYLQTKRSKLGHLLLDEE
- the ribH gene encoding 6,7-dimethyl-8-ribityllumazine synthase — protein: MANVYEGHLLGEGLTFGIVVSRFNSFVTEKLLGGALDALKRHGVDLDEVDVFWTSGAFEIPAIAKRLAGSEKYDAVLCLGAVIRGATPHFDYVAAESAKGIAQASVNTDTPVIYGVITTDTIEQALERAGIKAGNKGFEAAVAGIETANLYRTIDKALNNR